Genomic segment of Zingiber officinale cultivar Zhangliang chromosome 11B, Zo_v1.1, whole genome shotgun sequence:
GTTGTGAAGGATGCTTTGAAGATGGATTCATACTCGCAAAGAAGGTGATCATGAAGGATTGTGGAAGACATTTGAGGATGCTGAGCATCTATCCTCCTTGCAAGATGTGTGTTGAGCCTTGTCCGTTACACCACTGCATACCAAGAATATCAGGCCTTCTTGTGTGTAGTTGGCTGGCGGAACGAAAAGTTTTGCCTTTGCTGATTgggaaaaaatgaaattttaaaccatgttcaGATAATCTCTCTTTTATCCTCTTTTCGCCAATATCCGTTTTCTCTTTTCTTGAGGAATCCTAGAGATCCATGTTCTTTTCTTCTCTTGATGAAAACCTAAGATTTTCTTGCCTGTATTCTGATCTTGTGTGTTTTGtgcttttacaattttgatctaTCTATTAACATGTGATGCCATAAAGTGGACTTTGGAAAATATCATCTTCAGAAAAACCGTGCTTGCCATGTGTTGCCATCCATCCGTAATCTAAATTGTTAAATGCATATTTCATTTCGTTTGTGAATGCTAGAAGAGATTGTCAGTCCTTACTTGCTTACTTATACAAGAAATCAAAAGGACTTTATTTAATAAGATGGTCATGTCTTATGTTGGAAAATTTCAGGCTGTGAAAGATTTATACTCAAAACTTACTCCAATTCAAAGGCTGCAAATGGCTCGTCATCCCAATAGACCAACATTCCTTGATCATGTTTTGAACATCACTGATAAGGTATTCTCAtgcattgagtttttttttttggtcatGACTTAAAATTGCTGCTTTTGCTCACCATTATTTTATCTCATGCAGTGGGTTGAGCTCCATGGTAACCGTGCAGGTTATGATGATCCTGCCATTGTTACAGGTCTTGGAAGTATAGATGGAAAGACCTACATGTTTATTGGTCACCAGAAAGGCAGGAACACTAAAGAAAATATTAAACGGAATTTTGGAATGCCAACTCCACATGGGTAATGAATTGATGAATATTCTTGATTTTGTTGCTTTCCTTCATTCTGTAGGATCTTACTTCTTAAATGACTTTTACCTTTGTAATTTTGTTAAACTCTAGAAATAAATAAGACATAAATTCAACACATCCAAAAATATATCtccttttaaattttagattttaaaaataatttttaaatcatatgtTTTAATGTTTGTAGGTTGGTCATATGCTAAATATGTTGAGAGCATAGctagattaaaataatattttgcaTAGCTTACAACCAATCACCAGTGAAAGTTACATTTTATATTGCAGATACCGGAAGGCCTTGCGCTTGATGAGGTATGCTGATCACCACGGATTTCCAATCATCTCATTTGTAGACACACCTGGTGCATTTGCTGACCTTAAATCTGAAGAACTTGGCCAGGTATGGTACTTATTTTCTTGCAAACACTAATGTTATTTATACTCTTTGGACTATCAATCGCTAAGTGTATGATTTGTTTAATAATCCAGGGTGAGGCAATTGCCTTCAATTTAAGGGAAATGTTTGGCCTAAAGGTTCCAATGGTATCTATTGTGATTGGTGAAGGTGGATCTGGTGGTGCTCTTGCTATTTGCTGTGCTAACAAGCTACTGATGTTGGAAAATTCTGTCTTTTATGTTGCCAGGTgatcttttattttctttcatctGCTAGAAATTTCATTTCTAATTCTCCATCACAACTAAAGAGAATTAGCCTTGCAAAATTAAGTTACTGTTTAGTTGAGGACCCAAAGATTGGTTATTAAAACCAAACTCCAATCTTCTGTTCCTAAATAAAAAGATGGTTCTGGGTTTACTGATAATAATGTTTATAATGACAATTTATCCTTGTATTTGTTGCACATTAAAGTCCTTTTAGATGTTCCCATCTCTTATACATTTCCCCTtgcatatctatatatatttccTTTCATTTACATTAATATATTTTGGTTCATTTTCTCTACCGCAATATATTTGTTACAAGTTGTCTATTTTGAGCAGCCCCGAGGCTTGTGCTGCAATTTTGTGGAAAAACTCTCAGGCGGCTCCTAAGGTATAATGTTTTTAGTGCGTATAGAATAAGATGTTTTCAGTTTGACCATTTTTTATAACTTATTTCAGGCAGCTGAGAGACTAAGAATCACACCCAAGTCACTGCGCAGATTGAAGATTGCTGATGGGATTATTCCAGTAAGTAGAATTATGCTACTTTTTCTTTTTCGAATCAACACTGGTTTTCATTTTAGCTATAATCAATTTGAACACTCCTTTTCTTTCATATAGCCAACTGCTAAGTTTAGTTTGGGAATCGTCCTCAAACAATTTACTATTTATCAATTTGACCTTGGATCTTCATCAGTTTGTCTTGGCCTAGAACAAATTTTGTGAGAAGATATTGGCCTATTCATTTTTTCTGTGATATTAACATAATCAACACAATGTCTATATGTTGGATGGTGCAAGAGCATGATGTTTGTTGAAAACATGCTAGTATCTGTAAGTTTTAGTATAGCTTCGTCAATGCCCATGTTTGATTGGAGAGGCCAATCTAGTCTCGCTGCCATCGTGTCAAGTGTGTACCTCGATTCCAGGTATATGTCAAAAGTAATCAAGTGTGAAATATAAATGAATTCATTTCTTCTGTGAAGTCTGTCACCTAATTTACATGCCATGGATCATCATTTAACCTATGCTGTGAGCTAAATTGGTTAAGTTGGTGACCTCACTGATCTAATAGACTATGGATCTTAATGTAACCTATGCTGTGAGGTAAATTGTTACCTATTGTATGCGTAGGCACAattttgttcttttgtttttgGTATCATTCTCGGGCAATATGGTTTTATCCAGTCAGCTTTTTGTGGTGTAATCATCGGCTAGTACAATTTCCTGCATATATTTACTCTTGTGATCTTTCATGTTATTCAGGAACCACTAGGTGGTGCACACTTGGATccaacttggacttcccaacaaaTCAAGTTAGCTGTCATGAAAGCCATGGAGGTCTATATTTATGAATCTGTGTGATGTAGAGTTAATCGATGATTACATGAGAAATGCATTGAAATGTCATCTTCACTTATTCATCTCTCTTTACAACTACCTACTCACATTGGTTTCTTTTTTATTCTGTTTCATAAACTAGCACCTTTCTTCGTAGCTTACAGTAAAACAAGAACCTTAGCTTTGCATATAGTTCACTTTATTgtattttagttttcattattttGTTTTAGAATCCATAATGACTTAATGTTATTAATTCAGGAGCTCTCTGAACTGGACACTGATAGCTTACTTCACCAGCGATACATGAAGTATCGGATACTTGGGGGATTTGTTGAAAGCCCACCTGTGGACCCAGTGAAAAAGAGACGTATGAAGAAGGAGGACACAAAGTTGATACCAGCCGAAAGTAGTGCGGAGGAGGTGAAGATTTCTTCACTTTCAGCTGATTTACCTATTTCTGGTGCAGGAATAGAGCAAGTGAGGGAAGAAGTAGACCAGGAAATGACAAATGCTTTCATTTCTTTGGGCCTACAAGAGGAGCTGGAGAATCTTAGAAATGAATTATCCAAATCTCCTTCTGAAACAGTTGATCCAACTTTAAAAGAAAGGGCTGATAGACTGGTTCAAGAATTTAGACAAAAGTTTGACCATCCTGAGTCATTCCCGCAACTGAAACAGAAGCTTGAAGTGCTATCAAAGGTCAACACATTACAAAATCAGATACCTGAAGAGAAAAGGTCACAGAACCAGAATGAGAAGGTAGAGAAACTGAAGGAAGAGATCAATGAGAAACTCCTGGATAAGTTGAAGACCAAGATGGAAGTCTTGAGAACTGCACGTGCCCTGGTGGCTAGCGGAACAGTGTTAGATGCAGATCAGATTGAAGCAGTGGAGGCAGCAAATGAAGAGCTAAAAGAGATGCTAAAATCTGTGAATCTTGAGGTGGTGGGTTTGGGCAAGTCGAAATCACCAATAGCACCACCAGGCTTAGAAGAGGAGTTGACGGTGGTTGACAAGTTGGTGAGGAAGGAAATAGAGGCAGCAGTAGAGAAAGCTGGTctaagaagcaagatagacgaACTGAAGGCAGAGATCGCAAGTGGTTCTAATGGAGAAAAAATAGAACAATTGGAGAGGGAGATAAAGGAAGAAATTTCTGCCGTGATTGATCTGACTGATTTGAAGAATAAAGTTGCTTCTTCGCTGGGATTGTCTGCCCAAGAACCAGCATACGCTGGTAATGCTTAAATCTTGAGGTTGTTACAAGTTGAACataatttgatttttctttgtagAACTTATTTCAAGTGACTCCAGAGTTTCTATATTTTCTCTGCACTTGTGGTCCTGGATATCCACATTTGAACTGGTTGGAAATGCTTGAGGAGATGAcatgatatatttttttacataAGGAAAAAATAAAGTAATAAAAAAGATTGGAAAATTGCATCTTGCTTATATAATACttttgattgtttttatttctgaATATCATGCAATACGAATGCATGAGGATTTCCAAACTGCATTTCACAACATACAGATTGTTGAGGATAGAATAAAATATCTACTAATTTTAGCACTTAATACTGTCACCAAAGTCGATAACTTATGATGAGCTTTGTCTATGAATTGAGATAAAGCCCAATGATAAATTATGATTAGCCCTGCAATGATATTCTTGTTTATAGATTTCAATGCTTGGTCAGTATGCATAAAGTTTTGCGGTCTAGAAGGAAATTAGAGAACATTTTAATATGAAATTGTATCCGGCAAGAACAGTGGTGGCTCAACAATCAAGCTTTTGGTGATTTTAGTATCCTCCATGGTTAGCACTCATAGAACTCTCAAGTATTTCTGTCATTATTCTTGCTCCTGTGGTGAGGCAACTTGAATTGTCCTCCAAACCTTTTATGCTCTGGGTCGAGTAAATTAAGAGTTGCATTCCCGAAAGGAGAATCCCGCTTTCCATTCAGATACTACgaggatttcttttttttttaattgatattgGTATTCAgtattgacgatagaattcatatattttattaatgataatatgtggtatataaatatcattataagtgaaaaatagaaaaacatataaaataaaaaaacaaataagtatttcttaataataattattctctaataactagtaaacaaataagtatttaatagtaataattattttctaatacaCCCCCTCAAGATGGTGTCCTAGAAATGACATCAATTTTGCTGCAAATAGCAAACAACTGAGGTTGAGAAAGTGACTTGGTAAGTACATCAACTAACTGATCCTCAGCaggaatatgagtaactcgtagTTCGGAGGTTTGCACCAGATCACGaacaaagtgatagtcaatagCCAGATACTTCATCCAAGAGTGAAAAACAGGATTAGCTGAAAAATAGGTGACATCCAAATTATCAGTAAAAAGCACAACAGGCGTCGTAACCGGAAGAAGCAGATCTGTCAAAAGTGAtttaatccattggatctcagATGCGGTAGAGGCAATGACACGATATTCAGTCTCAGTTGAAGAATGTGACATTGTGCGTTGTTTGGTAGATTTGTAGGAACCGGATTAGCAcccagaaaaataataaatgcacccGTAGAACACCGATCATCTGGATCTCCTGCCCGGTCCACATTAGAGAAACTATGAAGAGTAAAAGGTGTATACGTAAGAAGACGAATGCTAAGATCCCTAGTACTATCGAGATACCGAAGTAGACACTTTATAGCACCCCAATGCTTCTCTGAAGGAGTATGCATAAACTATGAGAGCTTGTTGACGACAAAGgaaatatcaggacgagtcaTACGGAAATGTTGTAAGCTCCCAACCACTTGTCGGAACTTAGTCGCATAAAAAAACGAAGACTTATTATGTAAAATAAGATGAGAGGCGACAACAATAGAAATGGAGACTGGCTTAGAGTCAAGCATGATGTGTTTGGAGAGAAGATCAATGACATACTTTTGTTGAGACAAGAGAAGGCCATTTGAGGTTGGGCAAACCTCAACACCgcagaagagggaaagagccccAAAATCCTTAATCGCAAATTTTGCATAAAGTTTACATACTATGACGTCAACAGAAAAAGCATGACTCCCTGTaatgattagatcatcaacatatacaaggaaatagataagagTGTCATCccgaaaataaacaaataaggaggtATCAGCCCGAGATGCGACAAAGccaagagagaccaagaaagTGTGAAACTCCAAATACCAGGCGCGTGGAGCCTGCTTCAGGCCATAAAGCGCCTTATGTAAACGACACACATGATCTGGAAACTTAGCACTGCGCATACCCGTAGATTTTGACATATAAACCTCCTCTTCAAAGTGACCATTAAGAAACATATTTTTGACATCAAGTTGGTGAAGACGCCACCCCCGATTCATAGCTAGACTAAGAACttttggagcaatctaggtgccctaagttttgatgtttgggcaaaggtttaagttaggtttattgttgtacttgatatgcattgtgagtgtgcaggatacaggtacaacaaggaaagtccaagtgtgatcttggcaaaggaggaaagtccaaggatgagtcttgggggtgtaagtccaagtatgtagtcttggcaacgtaaatccaagtgtgacttggcaatggatgaagtcccggaggtgaggagcctcttggcaaaggaagacccgacaataatgacaaggctgatggaagttccagaaggcaagacgtgaaggatggggaggcatccgagggacacaagactgatgaaggaggctagaaggctaggtctaggttggtcgggtgagaacgagtgctgagtgaatgtacggGAGGTAAAAtcttagaattagggtttactgtagcagtactgcagcgtactgtagcagtaatgtagtgttactgtagcagtactgtatcagtcgactggtgactgtagcagtcgactggtgcactgtagagagccgttgggctgacaccagtcgactggtgcaaggaccagtcgactggtaacgggcaaatcagcttactgatttgttccaagctctataagaaggagcttgggatggccggccaaggtgacgaaattagacttggttaaagcgtaattagtagtcaccaaagtgctcaaggatctcttgtgtccaagtgttcttggttgaagttgtggtgaggtttctccacccacaaggagcggtttgagatagccggagtttccggggactaatccaccgacggattgagggatcgtccaccttacggatagccgtggagtaggagcatcatctccgaaccacgttacatcgacgtgcattggtttgctttttcttttctttatctttcgtattcataatttgtattgtattattctacttgcgcactaacgaatacgtaggaagccatcgatttgggtgagacgctattccccccctctagcggccacCGATctttcaacaattggtatcagagcgaggtcactcttctacggactaaccgccaagagagcaagaagctagaggaagaagaagatggagtccgaaggaccgctcggatgggatatccgaattccacctccgtatgacaaagaagacttcaattattggaggaagcggttggagacatggttccaaatggattggaatcaatgggttgtcttgagtgacccatttgaagctcctacggacaagaagggtaaacgcctctgaTCTCGGCATTgaaccgaagagcaacgagagcaatcggaggcggacaaggaggtaacgagaattttgcataatttactaccttctaatattattgtgagtgtaggtgaatgcacaagtgcatgtgatctttggaaaaagatcattgtctatcatgaagacccgtcacaattccaaggagtagaggagtccaaggagaagggctcattggtccaagaagagaaagaccaatccgatgttgacataagatcaacatccgaggaggagaaggaagatgaggaggtatcatccacatcttcaagggaggaagaagtggaatcatcgacatcttcaagtgaagaggaagaagagcaatccaaggaagaggagatcttggaagctcaaccctccacctcaactaccaagaagagcacaaaggaccacatcaaatgctttgaatgtggtaagatggggcactacaagagtatgtgtccttcactcaagaaggtaaaggaggtaaaccctaaactcactaaagttaatttagaaactaatgtgagttgtaggaagaagaagaaggagaagaagaagcacattaggtgctttacatgtggtgagtggggtcactaccacacaaagtgcccaaggagaggagagctcaagaaattggtgcacttgaagaagtgggagaagaagagagcttcaagggtaagggaggtaaaccctaacttgaatgctagttcaaatttaaatcgttataatgctatttatcatgaaaatagaatgcatgataaatctaaggataaatatatccctcctcatgctagatttatcacacctaaggctaggaaggtaaataacaatttaggcaataactctaaggattatatatatatgcctagatatagaaatgctcataggggtcaagaaaaatctaagtctatggattcaatgacggaaaaccaagtcttgaggtcaagacttgataatttagaaagaaccctagcaagaatggaaaatattcttaggggtcaaaatgagcataacctaggaaaagttagacaagagccatccaatggctatataggtttgggatacaaacctaaagccaagaaggatgtgacttcctttcatagggttccatatagttatgggaccaaccctaggtttagtggtcaagctaaaagtacaagggaagttgtccctaagagtacttttgcaaagaccaatgtgactaagacttctaagaagtctaataatgtcacaaagaaggtcacaagggaggtcatccctagagttgacttagtaaaggtgactaaggctccaaaaaggccaaacaaagtcacaaataaggttacaaggggagttagccctagaagtgacctagtggaagtgaccaaggcttctaagaagcttagaaaggtccttaggaaggtatctatggaagtcatccctagtgagtacctagagcatccaaggagcaccaataggttttgggttcctaggagcatattctctacaccctagataggttagagagtgtcaactccaattggaaaggtagttaacccaacctttgtaaagttgacacttgagagcattttcaaggttattgttaacctttgaaaaagaaaaaggttattgggttactctttgagagagtaatatatgtgccaaaatttgaagagttgaacgtaatctaacttggcacacttaagaaaagtataagaaaaatcaagttagaattttgatactttcttaaggaattaagagaaaacccatgctttaatcaaatgtgcttaaagccttgaagagcaaaaatgtgtcaaaatttgaggagttaaatctaatttaaattgacacatttggaaaaggataagaaatgccaagttgggggttttggcattttcttagaaggttaaaggtgaatctaagccttaatttgatttcatatactctttgaaagaataaaatgtgtcatactttgaggaatttgtttaatttaaaaatgacacaaatttagaaaggaaaaaagaaatgtcaaaattgggtttggcactttcttgatgaaattgggcaatctaggatttaattttaaggtatagctaagaattaaggatacttagatagattatctaggtacattttatttatgctaacttgtcatgattgtttgcccatcatatgccatgacatcatatttagcattcacattttattatgaaaaatataaaaataccatgtcatgtcatgcatatatcatgtagttatagcatgcttttcttattttgatgtatgtcattaatcatcatgcagtatgtcaattccttgtaattaaggacaaaagacatttattatgtatggaagtgttccaacaagagggatcatatcaagtgacatcctagatggatgatcatgatttttacaatgcctagatagagatgcatgatcccttagtttagggcaagaccaaatatacatctcacaaagaactataaggtgacttgtatgtattttaatacacgttagatacaagtgagatgttaagatggtgaataaaactcaagatgctgatctagtgcatcttgttgagttttaggttcatcaaaacacatagttatgtgtcttccaatcattgggaaaactaatgtacaagtcatgtgcattgagcccaaagaacgtggttggatattagttttgaaaatgatttcaaaatacttttgaaaaatcttggtgaagactatcttttgatagtaatcatcattgaaaagttagatacaaattaggagaaaacattgaagttttcaagagttttcaaatttgtgtcaatctttgaaagtaggaagtattttcataaaaaactatttttccctgataaagtataccctaaataatgtttacatgagttttcatgatgaaaacaagtatggattggttaagaaaaaccaaagtgaagtttcggttgaggtttagtttcattattgaattttaaacctcaaaactttgagttttggttttcctaattatttaggaaccccaagtcattgttggtgcaatgatggaAGTttaccatatttttagggggagttacgctttggaaacataaaaatcttttccaagaccaaaaggaggtcaagtgttaaggtagcacatggcattggtatgagaggtgttaccaaggacaagggagagtcatccaaagccaataagaaggaatatgctagggtagcatataattatagcaaggatgaggtgtccaagattaaggacaagaagaaattaatcaaagacaaggtgtctaaggttaagaaggtgagtttagtaggcaaagtgtcacccgaggtgcatcgaagtgacctacccatagtggatgagtcaccaagagaggtgactaaggttaagatttctaaggataggaagagctttttaggacccatgatagatggattatcaaatgtgccaagtggttaagagacagacttaagtctctaacctagtgggttggcacaattgggatgtgtttcatccatgaaaatatgacattggggggtcatattgcataaaaattagtttttgatgtatagatgtcatataaacctatgctagggaagtattgtgatttagtatgggcagatacatcaagaggaagtcaaaactaggactttaggtcattgttcaattgaactatttagctagttttgaattttatgtaaatcttgggatctgtgataaatatatttttatatatatttttcccaagtatacaagggtacaatagacctctccacaaaatttgaggatttttggaggtctagggaatttctggtgcatttctgaagttggcctgaaaagactgatttttgcagaaatagggtgccagtcgactggtgcagataccagtcgactggtaacagtgtttttgagcacagaatgtttctgtaagatcattttgtcgataccagtcgactggtgccgataccagtcgactggtaacagtagatttcgaccacataATAGTTTTGTAAGGtactgtcgaagggggcagtcgactggtacctagttcaatcgactgataccagcctaaaagtgtttttcaacgttgttcttgaccgtgtcaactcgtttaaatgtatgagatccatgggggataaatacatgagtttagggtcaatttggatgacatgttttcaacaattgggatattgttggagctctttttgatgtatggcaaagggggagaagtctaggtttaagtgggaaacctatacacctttgcaagaaatcctaactcgagggagagcttaggtgaagggggagcgattgtttaggcaaagggggagaagtttacctttgcgggaaatcctagctcaagggggagcttaggtgaagggggagcctagggatttaggttccattatttatgcatgagttgatttgcatatttatttgcatatgtattgaatttatgtttccctaacttaaacaggttgtcaaacatcaaaaagggggagattgttggagcaatctaggtgccctaagttttgatgtttgggcaaaggtttaagttaggtttattgttgtacttgatatgcattgtgagtgtgcaggatacaggtacaacaaggaaagtccaagtgtgatcttggcaaaggaggaaagtccaaggatgagtcttggcggtgtaagtccaagtatgtagtcttggcaacgtaaatccaagtgtgacttggcaatggatgaagtcccggaggtgaggagcctcttggcaaaggaagacccgacaataatgacaaggctgatggaagttccagaaggcaagacgtgaaggatggggaggtatccgagggacacaagactgatgaaggaggctagaaggctaggtctaggttggtcgggtgaaaacgagtgctgagtgaatgtacgcgaggtaaaatcctagaattagggtttactgtagcattactgcagcgtactgtagcagt
This window contains:
- the LOC122033687 gene encoding acetyl-coenzyme A carboxylase carboxyl transferase subunit alpha, chloroplastic-like; the encoded protein is MSSLSLSLIDAAGLAGDGGSFVSGSRILLRKQLLGADLERCSSYAIGRSWMKNLGGSVAANSRRFSVSAKIRKGKRHDYPWPKDIDPNLESGHLSYLSPFKPLTEKPKPVTLAFEKPLHDLEKKMADVRKMAAETGLDFTDQINLLESKYQQAVKDLYSKLTPIQRLQMARHPNRPTFLDHVLNITDKWVELHGNRAGYDDPAIVTGLGSIDGKTYMFIGHQKGRNTKENIKRNFGMPTPHGYRKALRLMRYADHHGFPIISFVDTPGAFADLKSEELGQGEAIAFNLREMFGLKVPMVSIVIGEGGSGGALAICCANKLLMLENSVFYVASPEACAAILWKNSQAAPKAAERLRITPKSLRRLKIADGIIPEPLGGAHLDPTWTSQQIKLAVMKAMEELSELDTDSLLHQRYMKYRILGGFVESPPVDPVKKRRMKKEDTKLIPAESSAEEVKISSLSADLPISGAGIEQVREEVDQEMTNAFISLGLQEELENLRNELSKSPSETVDPTLKERADRLVQEFRQKFDHPESFPQLKQKLEVLSKVNTLQNQIPEEKRSQNQNEKVEKLKEEINEKLLDKLKTKMEVLRTARALVASGTVLDADQIEAVEAANEELKEMLKSVNLEVVGLGKSKSPIAPPGLEEELTVVDKLVRKEIEAAVEKAGLRSKIDELKAEIASGSNGEKIEQLEREIKEEISAVIDLTDLKNKVASSLGLSAQEPAYAGNA